Genomic window (Actinomycetes bacterium):
CGGCTCGCGTTCGCGCTCTCCGTCGTCGGCCTGATCGCGGCGTTCGGCACGCCGCTGTGGTTCCGGCTGCACGGCCAGAAGCTCTTCATCATCACCAGCGGCAGCATGGAGCCGAACATCCTCCCCGGTGACGCGGTGGTGATCCAGCCGATCGGCAGTGACGAGCTGCGGGTCGGCCAGATGGTCACCTTCCGCAACACGGTGCCCGTCAAGGGGCCCACCGGGCAGGTAACGACGTACACGACCCACCGCATCGTCGCGATCAAGCAAGTCAACGTGCAGGACCCGACCACCGGGCAGTTCATCAAGGACGGGACCGGCGGCAACGTCGGTCGCTGGTTCATCCAGACCAAGGGCGACAACAACCGAGACCCTGACCCGAACCTGACGCCGGTCCAGGAGATCCTCGGCCAGGTGGTCCAGGTGCTCCCGCGCTGGGGCTACTTCTTCCACTTCGCGCAGTCCCGCCAGGGCCTGCTCCTGCTGTTCACTCCACCGCTGCTGCTCATCCTCGGCGCCGAGGTGCTGTCCTGGGGTCGGGCGGCCAAGCGCAGCAAGCAGGCCACCGAGGCCAAGGAGGCACTGCCGCACCGCCCGCACAAGCCACGCCTGCCGATACCCGCGCCGCGCGACCCGGTGGGGGCACCCCCGACGGCCACGACCACGCCAGAGAGCGTCCGCGATGCGGTCCACACCTCTGCGTGACGCTCGCGCCCGACTGGCGGCGGCCCTGATCATGGCCGTCGCCTCCGTGCTGCTCACCCTCGGCGTCCCCGGGCTCCAGGTCGGGCGCTCCGGCGCCAACCTGAGCGACACCCAGACCGCGAGCGCCGGAAGCCTGGTCACCCGGGCGGCCTGCACGACGCCCAGCTCCTATGCGGCCTCCGTCACGGCGCTCAACCCGACGTTCTACTGGCGCTTCTCCGAGGCTTCCGGCGCCACCACGGTCGCCGACGCCTCCGGCCACGGCAACGCCGGGACGGTGGTCACCAGCTCGCCCGCGGCCGGGGTGGCCGCGCCGCTCACCCTGGGAGCCGCGACAAGCGGCCTGGTGCGGTGCGACGGCACCGGGCTGACCTCGCCGAGCATCCCCGGGACGTCGAGCAGCGGCAGCTCCGTCGTCTGGCCTAGCCCTCAGCCCAACTCGAACACCTTCTCGATCACGGCCTGGGTGCGGACCACCTCGACCGCCGGCGGCCGGATCATCGGCCAGGGCAGCTCGACCTGGGCCAAGGACAAGCACTACGACCGGCAGATCTTCCTGGACAACGCCGGGCACGCCGTGTTCGCGATCTACCCCGGCCGCTTCTACTACCTGCGCTCGTCGATGGCGGTCAACGACGGCAAGCCGCACTTCCTGGCCGCGACCCTCGGTCCGGCGGGGGCCGCCCTGTATGTGGACGGAGTCCGGGACCAGTTCGACCCCAGCCAGCACACCGCCGAGAACTACACGGGCAACGAGACGACCACCCCGACCTCGACGACGAACACTCCGGACGGCTCGGGCTATTGGCGGGTCGGCTGGGACAACCTCACGGGCTGGACGACGACGGGGCAGCCGCAGCCGACCGACTTCGGCCTCAACGGCGGCATCGACGAGGCCGCCCTGTTCGCCGGACAGCAGCTCACCGACGCCCAGATCGCCGGCCTGTGGGCCGCCAATCACTGGTAGACCGTCCTTCGAACGGCCTGGATACGGTTACGACCGGTCGGTTCCCGGCGTGCCGACCCCCCCACGACACCCGTTCTGCGGCACCCTGCCTCGCATGACGCAGGAGCCGGTCGTCGTCGACCTGTCGCAGCGGATCGTCGAGACGTCCTGGGAGCAGGTCCGAGCGCAGGCGGCCGACCCGGCGACCTCGGCCGCCGAGCTCGGCACCCTCGCCGGGCACCTCAGCTTCATCGTCCGTGCGGCCGTCGCCGCCCACGCCAACACGCCAGCAGCCGTGCGGGCCCGGCTGGCCGACGACCCACACCCCGCGGTCCGTCGCGCGGTGACCTTGAAAGAGCAAGAAGTCCCTCCCGTCCACTAGCGCCCCCTGGGACGCTCCTGATGTCCCGAGTCTCCGGAGCGCGCTGTGGACCTGCTGCTCGTCACCGTCGTCGGCATCATCGCGCTGGCGCTGCTGTTCGACGTCTCCAACGGGTTCCGCGACGCCGCCAACTCGGTCGCCACCGTGGTCGCCACCCGGGCGCTCCCCCCCAAGGCAGCGGTTTGGTTCTCGGCCGCCGTCAACTTCGCGGCCCACTTCTTCGCGGGGACGGCGGTGGCCAACACGGTGGCCAAGACCCTGCGGCGGACGCCAACTGGCGGGTCGTCGGGGAGATGGTGGTCGCCTGGGTCACCACGATCCCGGCGACCATCGGGCTCTCCTTCGTCGTCTACCGGCTCACTCAGCTGCCCACGGCAGGCGCCTGGGTCGCCGTCAGCAGCATCCTGTTCGTGCTCGGCGGCGCCATCGCCTACGCGATGTCGCACGCGGTGAAGGCCGACGACGTGGCCGCGGAGATCCCGCAGGGGCAGGTGCTGGAGGAGCACCTGCCGACGCACCCGCCCCTCGAGGGGCACGGCGCGATCGACTGACCCGGCGTCCGTCCTCGGGGCAGCTGGCGGCCGGCCCCCTAGCCACCGCGCCGCTGGGCGCGGTATCAAGGGACGGAGTCGGGCCCCGGAGGAGTCGATGACCGACCAGCCGCACGACCAGACGCTCATCCAGTCGGTGAGCCGGGCCCTTCGGCTGCTCGAGGCGGTGGCCGAGCTCGACCACGTCGGTGCGTCGGCCAAGCGGCTGGCCAGGGCCACCGGGCTGGCGCTACCGACGACCTACCACCTGCTGCGGACCCTGGAGCACGAGGGCTACCTGCACCGGGGCGAGGACGGCGCGTTCCACCTGGGGCCGCGGGTCGAGCTGCTCACCGAGCACGGGCGGGCCGCCGGGGTGGCCGCCCGGGTCCGGCGCATCCTCGAGGGGTTGCGCGAGGAGACGCACGCCGCCGTGTACCTGGCCATGTACGACGAGGGCGAGATCCTGGTGGCCGACGTCGCCGACGGCGTGGCCACGCCACGGATCGACCTGTGGGTCGGCCTGCACGAGGCTGCGCACGCCACCGCGCTCGGCAAGAGCATCCTGGCCAACCTCGACCCGCCGACGCGGGCCGACTACCTCGCCCGGCACCGGCTGGAGCCGCTCACCCGGCGCACCGTGGTCAGCCTGCCCCGGCTGCAGGAGGAGCTGGCGGGCAGCGGGCGGGTCGCCCTGGACCACGAGGAGTACACCAACGGGGTCATGTGCCTGGCCTGCCCGGTCCGCATCCCCGGCTCCGACCTCGCGCCGCCGCTCGTCGGCGCGCTGGGCGTCGCCGTCCTGGTCCCGACCGGCGACACGACCAACCGGCGCAAGGTGCCCCCCACCGACGCCGCCACCCTCGGCTCGGCGCTGGAGGTCGGCGCTGCGCGGGTCTCCCGGGCGCTCGCGCTCGCCGACAGTGGCTAACACCGGCTGAGACGCCGCCGTATCACCATCTGAAACCGACGCCCTTGCCGCCGGCTGCGGACCGCACAAGCCTGGTCACAACCAGCCTCACGCACCGGGAGGTCCCATGGACGACGAGCTGCGCCGCGGCTTCTACCGGCAGATGGTCCGGATCCGCACCTACGAGGAGGCGATCCGCGCGGACTACCACGCGGACAAGACGCCAGCCTGGGACATCGGTGCCGGCCTGATCCCCGGCGAGATGCACCTGTCGGCCGGCCAGGAGCCGGTCGCGGTCGGGCTGTGCGCCCACCTCACGGCGGACGACGGGCTCACCGCGCCGCACCGCCCGCACCACCTGGCGCTGGCCAAGGGCGTGGACATGCGGAAGATGACCGCCGAGATCTACGGGCGAGAGACCGGGCTCGGCCACGGCAAGGGCGGCCACATGCACCTGTTCGACCCGAGCCAGCACTTCTCCTGCTCAGGAATCATTGCCGAGGGCATGCCGGTCGCCGTCGGCCAGGCCTTCGCGTTCCACCGGCGCGGCACGACGAACGTCGCGGTGGCCGTGGCCGGCGAGGGCGCGGCCAACCAGGGCGCGTTCCACGAGTCGCTCAACCTGGCCTCGCTGTGGAAGCTGCCGGTCGTCTTCGTCATCGAGGACAACGACTGGGCCATCTCGGTGGCGCGCACGGCGTCCACCTCGGTGCCCAGCAACGCCACCAGGGCCGCGGCCTACGGGGTGGCTGGCGAGCGGGTCGAGGGAAACGACGTCGAGGCGGTCTACCAGGCAGCCGGGCGGGCGGTGGCCAGGGCCCGGGCCGGCGAGGGCCCGACGCTGCTCGAGGTCCACACGGTCCGGCTGTGGGGCCACTTCGAGGGCGACGCCCAGGCCTACCGTGGCGACGAGCTCGCGGTCGCGGAGTCCCACGACCCGATCCCCGCCTACGAGGCCAAGCTGCGCGCCGACGGAGTCCT
Coding sequences:
- a CDS encoding signal peptidase I, which produces MTRGARARRWAFRLAFALSVVGLIAAFGTPLWFRLHGQKLFIITSGSMEPNILPGDAVVIQPIGSDELRVGQMVTFRNTVPVKGPTGQVTTYTTHRIVAIKQVNVQDPTTGQFIKDGTGGNVGRWFIQTKGDNNRDPDPNLTPVQEILGQVVQVLPRWGYFFHFAQSRQGLLLLFTPPLLLILGAEVLSWGRAAKRSKQATEAKEALPHRPHKPRLPIPAPRDPVGAPPTATTTPESVRDAVHTSA
- a CDS encoding LamG-like jellyroll fold domain-containing protein: MRSTPLRDARARLAAALIMAVASVLLTLGVPGLQVGRSGANLSDTQTASAGSLVTRAACTTPSSYAASVTALNPTFYWRFSEASGATTVADASGHGNAGTVVTSSPAAGVAAPLTLGAATSGLVRCDGTGLTSPSIPGTSSSGSSVVWPSPQPNSNTFSITAWVRTTSTAGGRIIGQGSSTWAKDKHYDRQIFLDNAGHAVFAIYPGRFYYLRSSMAVNDGKPHFLAATLGPAGAALYVDGVRDQFDPSQHTAENYTGNETTTPTSTTNTPDGSGYWRVGWDNLTGWTTTGQPQPTDFGLNGGIDEAALFAGQQLTDAQIAGLWAANHW
- a CDS encoding IclR family transcriptional regulator is translated as MTDQPHDQTLIQSVSRALRLLEAVAELDHVGASAKRLARATGLALPTTYHLLRTLEHEGYLHRGEDGAFHLGPRVELLTEHGRAAGVAARVRRILEGLREETHAAVYLAMYDEGEILVADVADGVATPRIDLWVGLHEAAHATALGKSILANLDPPTRADYLARHRLEPLTRRTVVSLPRLQEELAGSGRVALDHEEYTNGVMCLACPVRIPGSDLAPPLVGALGVAVLVPTGDTTNRRKVPPTDAATLGSALEVGAARVSRALALADSG
- a CDS encoding thiamine pyrophosphate-dependent dehydrogenase E1 component subunit alpha; protein product: MDDELRRGFYRQMVRIRTYEEAIRADYHADKTPAWDIGAGLIPGEMHLSAGQEPVAVGLCAHLTADDGLTAPHRPHHLALAKGVDMRKMTAEIYGRETGLGHGKGGHMHLFDPSQHFSCSGIIAEGMPVAVGQAFAFHRRGTTNVAVAVAGEGAANQGAFHESLNLASLWKLPVVFVIEDNDWAISVARTASTSVPSNATRAAAYGVAGERVEGNDVEAVYQAAGRAVARARAGEGPTLLEVHTVRLWGHFEGDAQAYRGDELAVAESHDPIPAYEAKLRADGVLDDATVEAVRAEAATEVADAIAFAKSSPEPPPAAAYEHVFV